Proteins from one Lachnospiraceae bacterium KGMB03038 genomic window:
- a CDS encoding AAA family ATPase has product MTEDTKMIINELKMICGNMEGLQTEMKEVRADMEELRTDVRGLQTEMKEVRADIEELRTDVQGLQTEMKEVRADMEELRTDVRGLQTEMKEVRADIEELRTDVQGLQTEMKEVKADIEELRTDVQGLRTEMKEVRTDVRGLQTEMKEVRSDMEELRTDVRGLQTEMKEVRSDMEELRTDVRGLQTEMKEVRSDMEELRTDVRGLQTEMKEVKADVRGLRTEMKEVKGTVHGIELKLENDTDRSIALVAENHVELNRKLDKVLAMESEKELLSLRLIRVESDVEKIKAKLAETA; this is encoded by the coding sequence ATGACAGAAGATACAAAGATGATTATAAACGAATTGAAGATGATTTGCGGCAACATGGAAGGCTTGCAGACAGAGATGAAGGAAGTCCGGGCGGACATGGAAGAGCTGCGGACGGACGTCCGAGGCTTGCAGACAGAGATGAAGGAAGTCCGGGCGGACATAGAGGAACTGCGGACGGATGTCCAAGGCTTGCAGACAGAGATGAAGGAGGTCCGGGCGGACATGGAAGAGCTGCGGACGGACGTCCGAGGTTTGCAGACAGAGATGAAGGAAGTCCGGGCGGACATAGAGGAACTGCGGACGGACGTCCAAGGCTTGCAGACAGAGATGAAAGAGGTAAAGGCGGACATAGAGGAACTGCGGACGGACGTCCAAGGTTTGCGGACAGAGATGAAGGAGGTCCGGACAGACGTCCGAGGCTTGCAGACAGAGATGAAGGAAGTCCGGTCGGACATGGAAGAGCTGCGGACGGACGTCCGAGGTTTGCAGACAGAGATGAAGGAAGTCCGGTCGGACATGGAAGAGCTGCGGACGGACGTCCGAGGTTTGCAGACAGAGATGAAGGAAGTCCGGTCGGACATGGAAGAGCTGCGGACGGACGTCCGAGGCTTGCAGACAGAGATGAAAGAGGTAAAGGCGGACGTCCGAGGTTTGCGGACAGAGATGAAAGAGGTCAAAGGAACGGTCCATGGAATAGAATTAAAACTTGAAAATGATACCGACAGAAGTATTGCGCTTGTTGCGGAGAATCATGTGGAATTGAACCGTAAGCTGGACAAAGTATTAGCAATGGAAAGTGAAAAAGAACTGCTTTCATTGAGACTGATTCGAGTAGAAAGTGATGTAGAGAAGATAAAAGCGAAATTAGCAGAAACAGCATAA
- a CDS encoding IS256 family transposase, with protein MARKKDTPQKAALREMMGNYMKENNVKVKDGTDVNSIMRDMMSIILEGVLDQEMDEDLGYSKYDYRNKETDNSRNGHSQKTMHTSYGDMEIDIPRDRKGEFEPQIVKKYQNTVTQDMEEKIISMYAKGMTTNDIESHMRELYDIEISDSTISRITDKILPIVKEWQERPLEEIYAVVFMDAIHYHVRNEGRIVKRAVYIAIGIDMEGHKDVLGMYVGQNESAKFWLSILNGLRNRGVEDILIACVDGLTGFPQAIEAVFPQTEIQQCIIHQIRNTTKFVSYKELKPLMADLKRVYAAPTEEIALAELDSFDDKWSGKYPKIAKSWKDNWVNLSTYFKYPEAVRCLIYTTNAIEGFNRQLRKVTKSKTVFPSDESLLKMLYLAMMDITKKWTGHRQDWGQIHSQLEIFFEERLSGL; from the coding sequence ATGGCAAGGAAAAAGGATACCCCACAAAAAGCAGCCCTTCGAGAAATGATGGGCAACTACATGAAAGAAAACAATGTTAAAGTCAAAGATGGGACAGATGTTAACTCTATCATGCGGGACATGATGTCCATCATTCTGGAAGGTGTTCTGGACCAGGAGATGGACGAGGACTTAGGTTATTCTAAGTATGATTATCGTAACAAGGAAACGGATAATTCCAGAAATGGACATTCTCAGAAAACAATGCATACCAGCTATGGAGACATGGAAATCGACATCCCCAGGGACAGGAAAGGCGAGTTTGAACCGCAGATTGTCAAGAAATACCAGAATACTGTCACTCAGGACATGGAGGAAAAGATCATCTCTATGTATGCCAAAGGAATGACCACGAATGATATTGAAAGCCATATGCGTGAACTATACGACATCGAAATCTCTGACAGCACCATCAGCCGAATCACTGATAAGATCCTTCCCATTGTGAAAGAATGGCAGGAAAGGCCATTGGAAGAGATTTATGCCGTGGTTTTCATGGACGCCATCCATTACCATGTGCGCAATGAAGGCCGGATTGTAAAACGTGCGGTTTATATCGCCATTGGGATTGACATGGAAGGACATAAAGACGTGCTTGGCATGTATGTGGGCCAAAACGAAAGCGCGAAATTCTGGCTTTCCATTTTGAACGGGCTAAGGAACCGCGGGGTAGAAGATATCCTGATTGCATGTGTGGATGGGCTGACAGGATTTCCTCAGGCAATTGAGGCGGTATTTCCCCAGACAGAAATCCAGCAATGCATCATTCATCAGATTCGGAATACAACGAAGTTCGTTTCCTATAAGGAACTCAAGCCCCTGATGGCTGATCTGAAACGTGTATATGCGGCTCCAACAGAAGAAATCGCATTAGCAGAGCTGGACAGCTTTGATGACAAATGGAGCGGAAAATACCCGAAAATAGCGAAATCCTGGAAAGATAACTGGGTGAATCTTTCGACTTATTTTAAGTACCCGGAAGCGGTCCGCTGTCTGATCTATACTACCAATGCAATTGAGGGATTTAATCGCCAGCTCCGGAAAGTCACAAAATCCAAGACAGTGTTTCCTTCCGATGAGAGCCTTTTAAAAATGCTGTATTTGGCCATGATGGATATCACGAAAAAATGGACAGGCCACCGACAGGATTGGGGACAGATCCATTCGCAGCTGGAGATATTTTTTGAAGAACGATTATCTGGATTATAA
- a CDS encoding IS1182 family transposase, protein MPTNQKYHKNYTEFGEPYQLVLPLNLEGLVPDDDSVRLLSHELEGLDYSLLYQAYSAKGRNPAVDPKTMFKILTYAYSQNIYSSRKIETACRRDINFMWLLAGQKAPDHSTIARFRTGFLADACEDLFYQMVKRLKNAGELSKETVFIDGTKLEACANKYTFVWKKSVGKWETKMFQKVQEAVALLNQEYLQSFSVTEGTRTQDLQKICRFLEQSCKEQHTVFVHGRGKRKSRNQKYLELFQRFLERQTIYDWHTASFRGRNNYCKTDPDATFMHMKDDHMRNAQLKPGYNVQIAVDSEYIVATDIFQDRNDVWTLVPFLKRMEEKLGFRYPSVTADSGYESEEGYSYLRDQKQKPYIKPQTYEKWKKRSFKKDISKRENMGYDERTDTYTCHAGKKLRPIFLKKQTSKSGYESEVTVYECEDCTDCPYKEKCTKAKGNKRLYVSKSFLEKRQESYENILSETGLLYRMNRSIQVEGAFGALKNDYEFQRFLLRGKTKVKLEILLLSMGYNLNKLHAKIQNDRTGNHLFPVKKSA, encoded by the coding sequence ATGCCTACTAACCAAAAATACCATAAAAATTATACCGAATTCGGCGAACCTTATCAACTGGTTTTGCCATTAAATTTGGAAGGTTTGGTTCCTGATGATGATTCTGTCCGACTGCTGAGCCACGAATTGGAGGGATTGGATTACAGCTTGCTGTATCAGGCTTACTCTGCCAAAGGCAGAAATCCGGCAGTGGATCCTAAGACCATGTTCAAGATCCTGACCTATGCGTATTCCCAGAACATTTATTCATCCAGAAAAATTGAAACCGCATGCAGACGAGATATCAACTTTATGTGGCTGCTCGCCGGGCAGAAAGCACCTGACCACAGCACGATCGCACGTTTCCGTACCGGATTCCTGGCGGATGCCTGTGAAGATCTCTTCTATCAAATGGTAAAGAGACTGAAAAATGCGGGCGAGCTGTCGAAGGAAACCGTTTTTATTGATGGGACAAAGCTGGAGGCATGCGCAAACAAATATACCTTTGTCTGGAAAAAATCCGTAGGGAAATGGGAAACAAAAATGTTCCAGAAAGTACAGGAAGCCGTAGCTCTTCTGAACCAGGAGTATCTACAGAGTTTTTCTGTAACGGAAGGAACAAGAACACAGGATCTTCAGAAGATCTGTCGGTTTCTGGAACAGAGTTGTAAAGAACAGCATACCGTTTTTGTCCATGGAAGAGGGAAACGGAAAAGCCGGAACCAGAAATATCTGGAACTGTTCCAACGTTTTCTGGAACGGCAGACCATCTACGACTGGCATACAGCCAGCTTCCGGGGACGGAATAATTATTGTAAGACGGATCCGGACGCCACATTCATGCATATGAAGGATGACCATATGCGGAATGCCCAGTTGAAGCCGGGATATAACGTACAGATCGCAGTGGACAGCGAATATATTGTCGCGACAGATATTTTTCAGGATCGGAATGATGTATGGACGCTGGTCCCTTTTTTAAAGAGAATGGAAGAAAAACTGGGATTCCGTTATCCAAGCGTGACGGCAGATTCAGGATATGAAAGTGAAGAAGGATACAGCTATCTGAGAGACCAGAAACAAAAGCCCTATATCAAACCGCAAACGTATGAGAAATGGAAAAAGAGGAGTTTTAAAAAGGATATCAGTAAACGTGAGAACATGGGTTATGATGAAAGGACAGATACCTATACGTGTCATGCCGGGAAGAAACTGCGGCCGATTTTCCTGAAAAAGCAGACAAGTAAAAGTGGCTATGAATCCGAAGTCACCGTCTACGAATGCGAAGATTGTACGGACTGTCCTTATAAAGAGAAATGTACAAAAGCAAAAGGGAACAAACGGCTGTATGTATCCAAAAGCTTTTTGGAGAAACGACAGGAATCCTATGAAAACATCCTGAGCGAAACCGGGCTCCTATACCGGATGAACCGTTCGATCCAGGTGGAGGGAGCATTTGGAGCCCTGAAAAACGACTATGAATTTCAAAGATTTTTACTCCGTGGAAAAACCAAAGTAAAACTGGAGATTCTTTTATTGAGTATGGGCTATAATCTCAACAAACTTCACGCTAAAATACAAAATGACCGAACCGGAAACCATCTGTTTCCAGTGAAGAAATCTGCTTAA
- a CDS encoding Zn-dependent hydrolase, producing the protein MKVDVEKLVSRIEEIYACGVREDGSHTRMAYSDEDVKARKLFTSYARNLGMQTRMDEAGNLILRMEGRNENLPAIQMGSHLDTVPDGGKYDGVLGCLAGLGVCEAYIEAGEKSEHPMEVIVFTDEEGFRFGKGLLGSSAICGQDPDVYESETDIYGNLRSEVMKSYGIKCKEIGKARRNPKDVRCFIELHIEQGAALDRREIPIGVVTSIAGVSRYDITVKGEANHAGSTAMADRKDALVAAASFISRVPEITKEWGNEFTVATVGTIKVTPHSVNVIPGTCSFSLEIRDQKEEVIRTIETKLRKCLEEICKESGEEYTFEQTSYHAPAPMTGWVKENIEKAVQELGYPHMDLPSGAFHDSLIMSSVFPTGMIFVPSVNGISHSRYELTRTEDIEMGCNVLLKAVQNIDKMK; encoded by the coding sequence ATGAAAGTAGATGTAGAAAAGCTTGTTTCACGGATTGAAGAAATCTATGCCTGCGGCGTCAGAGAGGACGGAAGCCACACAAGGATGGCATATTCTGATGAAGATGTGAAAGCAAGAAAGCTCTTTACAAGCTACGCAAGAAATCTGGGGATGCAGACCCGTATGGATGAGGCAGGTAATCTGATCCTGCGGATGGAAGGACGAAACGAGAATCTGCCGGCGATCCAGATGGGGTCTCACTTGGATACCGTACCTGACGGAGGAAAATACGATGGGGTCTTGGGCTGCCTGGCCGGGCTTGGTGTCTGTGAAGCCTATATCGAAGCGGGAGAGAAGTCAGAGCATCCCATGGAAGTGATTGTTTTTACGGATGAAGAAGGTTTCCGTTTTGGGAAGGGGCTTTTAGGAAGCAGCGCGATCTGCGGGCAGGATCCGGATGTGTATGAATCAGAAACAGATATCTACGGCAACCTGCGAAGCGAAGTTATGAAAAGCTACGGGATCAAGTGCAAAGAGATCGGGAAAGCAAGAAGAAATCCCAAAGATGTGCGCTGTTTTATTGAACTGCATATTGAACAGGGCGCCGCATTGGACAGAAGAGAAATCCCGATCGGTGTAGTGACATCGATCGCTGGAGTAAGCCGTTACGATATTACGGTCAAAGGAGAGGCGAATCATGCGGGAAGCACCGCTATGGCAGACCGCAAAGACGCTTTGGTCGCGGCGGCCTCATTTATAAGCCGCGTTCCCGAGATTACGAAGGAATGGGGAAATGAATTTACAGTAGCGACGGTGGGAACTATAAAAGTAACGCCGCACTCTGTTAATGTGATTCCCGGCACCTGCAGTTTCAGCCTGGAGATCCGCGATCAAAAAGAAGAGGTGATCCGGACGATCGAGACAAAGCTAAGAAAGTGTTTGGAAGAAATCTGTAAAGAGTCTGGAGAAGAATATACGTTTGAGCAGACTTCCTATCACGCGCCGGCTCCTATGACGGGCTGGGTTAAGGAAAATATTGAGAAAGCGGTACAGGAATTGGGATATCCGCATATGGATCTGCCAAGCGGCGCGTTTCATGATTCCCTGATCATGAGTTCCGTATTCCCTACGGGGATGATCTTTGTGCCGAGCGTGAATGGTATCAGCCATTCCCGATATGAGCTGACACGGACGGAGGATATCGAGATGGGCTGCAATGTACTGCTGAAAGCAGTCCAGAATATAGACAAGATGAAATAA
- a CDS encoding FAD-binding oxidoreductase, giving the protein MAKKKIGIIGGGISGAALGYHLSLYDEAEVIVFEKDTIGGASTAKSAGTVCLFDDSLKNRYWDVRLYGFETYLKMEAEEPGSAGFDKTGTLVVATNEKVEETIKTGIALTKAAGYTGEYITDKDRIKEILPDISTENILGAGYTQDDGYFDGTMISNTFAKKMQKNGGVIKTGVKVTEILRDGDKVTGLKTADGEEYAFDVVVDCTGPWSRFTGEMVGLDVPIWHTKAEAFFLCPPGKKLDYTFPVLKYPEFYGLRAGDNIFICKSHLSMDLNNPMHAGQWDPDKLPATGGTDDYFIDFLLDQLEAKVPGIVDSGLVSSWLSYRAEPKDFLPILGKTPVEGYMLATGYGGNGVIEAPAASRDLAKLIMRGESTPLLEDWAFERLLEK; this is encoded by the coding sequence ATGGCAAAGAAAAAAATTGGTATTATTGGAGGCGGAATTTCAGGAGCGGCACTTGGATATCATCTGAGTCTGTATGATGAGGCGGAAGTAATCGTATTTGAGAAAGATACGATCGGCGGAGCTTCCACCGCAAAGTCCGCGGGTACTGTGTGTCTGTTTGATGATTCGCTGAAAAACCGGTACTGGGATGTAAGACTCTATGGATTTGAAACCTATCTGAAGATGGAAGCAGAAGAACCAGGAAGCGCAGGATTCGACAAAACAGGAACGCTGGTAGTCGCTACAAATGAAAAGGTGGAAGAAACGATCAAGACTGGGATCGCGCTGACAAAAGCGGCAGGATATACAGGAGAATATATTACAGACAAGGATCGTATTAAAGAAATCCTGCCGGATATCTCCACAGAGAACATCCTGGGAGCTGGATATACTCAGGATGACGGCTACTTTGACGGAACTATGATCTCTAATACATTTGCCAAGAAGATGCAGAAAAACGGCGGCGTGATCAAAACCGGCGTGAAAGTAACAGAAATCCTGAGAGATGGAGATAAAGTGACAGGATTGAAGACGGCAGATGGTGAAGAATATGCCTTTGACGTTGTGGTAGACTGTACAGGACCTTGGAGCCGCTTTACCGGCGAGATGGTAGGGCTGGATGTGCCGATCTGGCATACCAAGGCGGAAGCATTCTTCCTCTGCCCTCCGGGAAAGAAGTTAGACTATACGTTCCCGGTACTGAAGTATCCTGAGTTCTACGGATTAAGAGCGGGAGACAATATTTTTATCTGCAAATCCCACCTTTCTATGGATCTGAACAATCCAATGCACGCAGGTCAGTGGGATCCAGACAAATTGCCGGCAACTGGCGGAACAGACGATTACTTTATTGATTTCCTGCTGGATCAGTTAGAGGCTAAGGTTCCTGGAATCGTAGACAGCGGACTGGTTTCATCCTGGCTGTCATACAGGGCGGAGCCAAAAGATTTCCTGCCGATCCTTGGAAAGACTCCGGTAGAAGGCTATATGCTTGCGACCGGATACGGTGGAAATGGTGTGATCGAAGCGCCTGCGGCCAGCAGAGACTTAGCGAAGCTGATCATGAGAGGAGAGTCTACGCCGCTGCTGGAAGACTGGGCATTTGAGAGACTTCTTGAGAAATAA
- a CDS encoding electron transfer flavoprotein subunit beta/FixA family protein, with translation MKIAVLIKQVPVSNDVSVDPETHTLVRASSEGMINPSDLNAVEAALELKEQTDGQVVVFTMAPQEAEKSLREAMAMGCDEACLITDRCFGGADTIATAKVLAEGIKKFGDFDLVMCGALSADGATGQIGAMVAEYLSIPHITEIQGVEYDPAEEEKIMAVKKYHDKLLKIKSSLPALVTVGFGCNTPRLATLRTMRAAKKKPMTIYTNEDLQMDTAKTGLKGSPTIVIDSFEPEAARKAVMIKGSGKELAEKLKELIEEGEKE, from the coding sequence ATGAAAATAGCTGTTTTGATCAAACAGGTTCCTGTATCAAACGATGTTTCTGTGGATCCAGAAACCCATACACTTGTCCGCGCAAGTTCGGAGGGGATGATCAACCCCTCCGACTTAAACGCGGTGGAAGCGGCTCTGGAGTTAAAGGAACAGACGGACGGACAGGTTGTTGTATTTACTATGGCGCCTCAGGAAGCAGAGAAATCTCTGCGGGAGGCTATGGCAATGGGCTGTGACGAAGCATGTCTGATCACAGATCGGTGCTTTGGGGGAGCAGATACGATCGCCACAGCGAAAGTGCTGGCAGAAGGGATCAAAAAGTTTGGAGACTTTGATCTTGTTATGTGCGGGGCGCTTTCCGCGGATGGAGCGACCGGGCAGATCGGGGCGATGGTCGCTGAGTATCTGTCCATCCCCCATATAACAGAGATTCAGGGGGTAGAGTACGACCCGGCAGAAGAAGAAAAGATCATGGCCGTTAAGAAATACCATGATAAGCTTTTAAAGATCAAGAGCAGCCTTCCGGCTTTGGTGACGGTAGGGTTTGGCTGTAATACGCCCCGGCTGGCGACTCTTCGAACTATGCGGGCGGCAAAGAAAAAGCCAATGACCATCTATACAAATGAGGATCTTCAGATGGATACTGCCAAGACAGGACTGAAAGGTTCGCCTACGATAGTCATTGATTCTTTTGAGCCGGAAGCGGCAAGGAAAGCGGTCATGATCAAAGGAAGCGGAAAAGAGCTTGCGGAGAAATTGAAAGAATTGATAGAAGAAGGGGAAAAGGAATAA
- a CDS encoding electron transfer flavoprotein subunit alpha/FixB family protein: MANGICIYAETWNGKLEPVFAELVSAAEKIKETTGEKIQALLVTEDEGGLTEEIQALGVDEIYVLKTGRNCLMQDDAVSQAVAEALRQIQPASVLIPATPVGRSIFSRVAAKLECGLTADCTELLVGTREDGTYFVRQNKPSYGDNIFVTIVTKEGVYPQMMTVRPGVYQPAQPQSDREAKVVELSDIHLGESGLEVVEITESGTNADSIMSAEIVIAGGRGVLEDGNFELMEKFAQKLGAAIGGTRPLADSGLIPFDHQIGQTGFTIRPRVCISLGASGAIQHTEGIKDTKLMIAVNIDENAPIFNIADYGLVGDIHEVLQNYLEAEQSR; the protein is encoded by the coding sequence ATGGCAAATGGAATTTGTATTTACGCAGAAACCTGGAACGGCAAGCTTGAACCGGTCTTTGCCGAATTGGTTTCGGCGGCGGAGAAGATAAAAGAGACGACAGGAGAAAAGATCCAGGCCCTTCTTGTGACTGAGGATGAAGGAGGCCTGACGGAAGAGATCCAGGCGCTTGGCGTAGATGAGATCTATGTTTTGAAGACTGGAAGAAACTGTCTTATGCAGGATGATGCCGTAAGTCAGGCGGTTGCGGAAGCGCTGCGTCAGATTCAGCCGGCCAGCGTGCTGATACCGGCAACGCCGGTGGGACGCTCTATTTTTTCCCGTGTGGCGGCCAAACTGGAATGTGGACTGACCGCGGACTGCACAGAGCTTCTGGTGGGGACAAGAGAAGATGGGACCTATTTCGTAAGGCAGAACAAGCCTTCATACGGAGACAATATTTTTGTTACGATCGTGACAAAAGAGGGTGTTTATCCGCAGATGATGACGGTGCGTCCAGGCGTTTATCAGCCGGCACAGCCCCAGTCGGATAGAGAGGCAAAGGTCGTGGAGCTATCAGATATCCATTTGGGAGAATCCGGACTGGAGGTTGTTGAGATCACAGAATCAGGCACAAACGCAGACAGTATCATGTCGGCGGAGATCGTGATCGCCGGAGGAAGAGGTGTTCTGGAAGACGGGAATTTTGAACTGATGGAGAAATTTGCCCAGAAACTGGGAGCTGCCATCGGAGGCACAAGACCGCTGGCGGATTCTGGTCTGATTCCTTTTGACCATCAGATCGGTCAGACTGGGTTTACCATTAGGCCTAGGGTGTGCATCTCCCTGGGCGCCTCTGGAGCGATCCAGCATACGGAGGGGATTAAGGATACAAAATTGATGATCGCGGTAAATATTGATGAGAACGCGCCGATCTTCAATATTGCGGATTATGGCCTGGTAGGCGATATTCATGAGGTGCTCCAGAATTATCTGGAGGCGGAGCAGAGCAGATAA
- a CDS encoding DUF2877 domain-containing protein, whose translation MGRPITFLSDYCLHILRNASLGAVHSVYRKTVNLSVGGSLLALQAKNSPISPISLITDLPLGISDVISCRPGQKVFISPNTLTLMSDQPSGEDTVSFDFGQSRHEDLRLSQSLSGPQVSLLSQNIRAAIHLSASGGFQPLFQTFQESGHLFSRQEDPVLQLAARRLKAASAYILSSAWLDAALELRGLIGLGIGLTPSGDDFLCGFLAGLILSGLKDHPLAHALREEIYFHLKDTNDISAAFLACALEGQFSLPVKELAGLPSPGHILETFGSIGHSSGFDTLCGIFNAFYTKGLIRTVSPSSPE comes from the coding sequence ATGGGCCGTCCAATTACTTTTCTGTCTGACTACTGTTTACATATTTTGCGAAACGCTTCCCTTGGAGCGGTGCATTCTGTATACCGCAAAACTGTCAACCTGTCTGTCGGCGGGTCTCTTCTGGCGCTGCAGGCAAAGAACTCTCCTATATCTCCCATTAGTTTGATCACCGATCTGCCCCTGGGTATCTCAGACGTTATCTCCTGCCGCCCTGGGCAAAAGGTTTTTATTTCTCCAAATACTCTGACACTGATGTCGGATCAGCCGTCTGGAGAAGACACCGTTTCCTTTGATTTCGGCCAGAGCCGTCATGAGGATCTGCGCCTCTCTCAAAGTCTCTCCGGCCCCCAAGTTTCCCTTTTGTCCCAGAACATCCGGGCCGCCATCCATCTTTCGGCTTCCGGCGGATTTCAGCCCTTATTCCAAACTTTTCAGGAATCGGGTCATCTCTTTTCCCGCCAAGAAGATCCTGTACTCCAGCTTGCCGCGCGCAGGCTTAAAGCAGCCTCTGCTTATATCCTAAGCTCTGCCTGGCTGGATGCCGCTCTTGAACTGCGCGGTCTGATCGGTCTTGGCATTGGCCTGACCCCAAGCGGAGATGATTTCCTCTGCGGCTTCTTGGCCGGACTGATCCTGAGCGGCCTAAAAGATCACCCTCTGGCTCATGCTCTTCGGGAAGAAATCTATTTTCATTTGAAAGATACCAACGATATCAGCGCCGCTTTCTTGGCCTGCGCCTTAGAAGGCCAATTCTCTCTGCCTGTCAAAGAGCTGGCCGGCCTTCCTTCTCCTGGTCACATTCTAGAAACTTTTGGCAGCATCGGCCACTCCTCTGGTTTCGATACATTATGCGGGATATTTAACGCATTTTACACAAAGGGACTCATCCGGACGGTCTCTCCCTCATCCCCCGAATAA
- the allB gene encoding allantoinase AllB, which produces MYDLVIRNGKLVTPDRIYEADIAITDGKYAAFAAPGTELEAKETIDAKGNYVFPGIVDCHAHLNEPGFEYREDFETGSRAAVAAGCTCLIDMPLNNDPSLMNKEIFDLKMGKISKHSAVDYALWGGLVGDYDDQPDSVKNNMKDLVDLHNCGVAAFKGFTCPNGDLFPTVNLGNVRKALEILKPYNALCGFHCEEYGQVLEREKEAKAKEGRSNEEKIRDFLDSHDVWTEYVATKNVIDMARATGGRVHICHVSHPMVAQVVKDAIHEGLPITAETCPHYLGFTEDFVFEKGAPAKCTPPMRDKEAMEKLWDYVLDGTLSCVGSDHSPAADEEKDNATKDIWHAWGGLNSIQFFLPMMFDMVVHKKGLSPSLIAKVMDYNPAKIFGLYGRKGAFELGFDGDIVIVDPEKEWKCDQTKLLTKGHVSCFDGLEGKGAPTCTIIRGKVVAEDGMYKEEAIGYGEYITPVK; this is translated from the coding sequence ATGTATGATTTGGTGATTCGAAATGGAAAGCTTGTAACTCCCGACCGTATTTATGAGGCGGATATTGCTATTACCGATGGCAAATATGCGGCTTTTGCGGCGCCGGGAACTGAGCTGGAAGCAAAAGAGACCATCGACGCGAAGGGAAATTATGTATTTCCGGGAATCGTGGACTGCCATGCCCATCTGAACGAGCCTGGCTTTGAGTACCGGGAGGATTTCGAGACTGGTTCCCGCGCGGCGGTGGCGGCAGGATGTACCTGCCTGATCGATATGCCGCTGAATAATGATCCATCTTTGATGAACAAAGAGATTTTTGATCTGAAGATGGGCAAGATCAGCAAACATTCCGCGGTAGATTACGCGCTGTGGGGCGGCTTGGTAGGCGACTATGACGACCAGCCGGATTCCGTGAAAAATAATATGAAGGATCTGGTAGATCTTCATAACTGCGGCGTGGCCGCGTTTAAAGGCTTTACCTGTCCAAACGGAGATCTGTTTCCAACCGTCAACCTTGGAAATGTCCGCAAGGCTCTGGAGATTTTAAAGCCTTACAACGCTCTGTGCGGATTCCACTGCGAGGAATACGGCCAGGTGCTTGAGAGAGAGAAAGAAGCAAAAGCAAAAGAAGGAAGAAGCAATGAGGAGAAAATCCGTGACTTCTTGGATTCCCATGATGTATGGACGGAATATGTGGCGACAAAGAATGTGATCGATATGGCAAGAGCCACCGGCGGCCGTGTACACATCTGCCATGTCAGCCATCCGATGGTTGCCCAGGTAGTCAAAGACGCGATTCATGAGGGCCTTCCGATCACGGCGGAGACCTGCCCGCACTATCTTGGATTTACAGAAGATTTTGTATTTGAAAAAGGGGCTCCGGCCAAATGTACGCCTCCGATGCGTGACAAAGAAGCCATGGAGAAGCTCTGGGATTATGTGCTGGACGGAACGCTTTCCTGCGTTGGAAGCGACCATTCACCGGCGGCAGATGAAGAGAAAGACAACGCGACGAAGGATATCTGGCATGCGTGGGGCGGGTTAAATTCTATCCAGTTCTTCCTGCCGATGATGTTTGACATGGTAGTTCACAAGAAGGGATTAAGCCCAAGCCTGATCGCGAAGGTAATGGATTACAATCCGGCGAAGATCTTCGGCCTGTATGGACGTAAGGGGGCGTTTGAACTTGGCTTTGACGGAGATATCGTGATCGTAGATCCAGAGAAAGAATGGAAATGTGATCAGACAAAGCTTCTGACGAAAGGACATGTGTCCTGCTTTGACGGTTTGGAAGGAAAAGGGGCGCCTACATGCACTATTATCCGTGGGAAAGTGGTCGCGGAGGATGGCATGTATAAAGAAGAGGCCATTGGATACGGCGAATATATCACCCCTGTAAAATAG